The Phragmites australis chromosome 13, lpPhrAust1.1, whole genome shotgun sequence DNA window tgccggTGCCCCTTGCGTGCGGACAGCGTGTGCGCCGCCGCGCGCTTCTTCCGCCGGTGCTTCGCTCTGTCCACCTCGATCTGCTGCTGCCTGCACTCCTCGCTGCAGAACGGCGTGTCACCTCTGCACTCACACGTTACACAGCAACGCTAAGTCTCCATGCACATACGCCAACACACACGTATACTGTGGCACAGTCAACAGTTCGTTGCGTTCTGCGGCGACCTGTACATGAAGATGTCGCCGGAAAGCGATTTGCCGCAGAGGGAGCACTCCTCGAGGAAGTGGTGGATCTGGGCGACGTCCGCCTCGTGGACGTAGAACATGGACGACAGCTTCATGGCACCGGCCCCCTTCATGCCGCCTGCGTCGTCGCGGGTAGCTAGGCGCGGGCGCGCGGAGGAAGAGGGAGCAATGCCGCCGAGACTTGGCACCGGATGTCAAGGAGCTCGGCTAGCTTGCGGAATTCCGGGTGGCCAGGGTGCGTAGAAATAGTGACCCCGGCGCGCCCATTTTTAGCATCGATAGAACAAGGAGAGGCTGGAAATGCTGCAATGGCGGAGAGCCGGAGCTATGAATAGGCGCCGAGGCCAAATTGAACAGAGACTCTTCACACGCCAGGAAAAATTTGACGACTGCCTGCGCCCTTCTCTTGCTCTAATTTTCTTATTCGGGAACTAATCTACTGGTCACTCACTGCATCATGCTCGTGTCAACTTAGTTAGAGTCATCGTGGAATTTAATGGAATATCGATCATCTTAATGAACATGTTCTTACTTGCCGACTTGGCCCCGCTCATACGTGACATGTAGTGGCAAACTGACCGTGTCAATGCCTCTAAAAAATATCGAATCACAGCGATTCCACATGTACGAATCTCATTTTTCTGCTATTCACTGTCTTTTTTTTGGAACTCGGAGAAATCCATTTCCATTAAAGATTTTAATAGAATTCACATCCGTACGGTCTTACACCAACATATGTGGTAGACAGAGCTATTCACTATCTTGACAACGCCAAATGTGCACATCTCTCCTATGAAAAAACACACTCGTCGCCTTCACAGCGCGTCTTTACCTCTTGAAACGACAAGAGCGTACATCGTTTTTAAACCAGGACGCCATTAAAAACCACTGCAGCTTGTTCAAACTTTTCCACCTCCGTGACAGTGACAATTCGGTCCCGTCCAATGCCGAGACATTAACCGGTGCCAGCTGACATCAACACCAGCACGCACTGCAAACGAGCAGCCCCTGTCTCGCGCTCGTCTTCTCCCACGCGTTCCAGGACCGCAGCACTGCAGCAAAGCCATCACGGTACACGGGAAGCGCTACAGGCTACCATCACATGGCGTAGTGCTCGATGCGGTCCTCCGCGTACGTGCAGCTAGCGCAGGGGGCAAGGGCTGGTACCGGCGCGCAGACCGGCACTGTGCGGAGCACCACAGCGCATGGGCGGCGCGGCGCGACACATGCGACGCCGGCGTGGGTGCCCCCCCGAACGACCGCCGACCGGCACCGGGCGAGATGCCTCTCGGGTGCACAAGGACGCCGACTCGCAGGCAGCAAGCGGTGGTGAAATCTACGGCCTGGCCGAGAAGGATTTGCTTTCACTAGGTTTAGATTTGTTTACGGCGAGCAACGCAGGGCGTGGGGTCGGGCGCTCTGGGAACACGGGTGGCGTTGCACGTACGGGCGGAATTCTCTCTAGCTCTCGTATGCAAacgctgacatgtgggcccgaACAGGAGTTGCAGTCTTGGTGGGCCACCTGCCAGCAAGGGTTGATGGAACGTTAGGAAAGAAAAGCGCGCTTGCACTTGCAGTGCTTCTGTATAAAATTCCCACTGTTGTTTGTCATCAGCCATTGCCTCATGCGTGTAAGCTTCCAGGAAGCAGCACTCACGGAAGCCATGATGCTCGGCTTGCTTTGTGTCATTTTTTTATTACTGCCACCTTGCTCTTTTTCTTGTTCCGGGAGCAACCGTCAGATTAACAAGTTCAAGGTCAATATTTTATCAGTAAGGAACTCAAAGAACAATTTCTCCCTGGCTTTGCTGCTCAGCTGCTCTGACAACGAACATCGCCCTTGGTTCTCCACTGTTTGTGCAGCAGCAGGCGATGACCAGAAATTTCCGCAACATACAACGGGAACCCTGTtcgcagaaaaaaaaactggagAATATTGCCACTTCAACTGTCTCTTCAACAAAAGAAGATCCATTAACAGCTATTTCGTAAAAATAACCATCCTGTTGTGGTAGTAAGAAACTAAGAATACAGAGGACATCAAAGTGCAACACAGCTGAACTGATGGGGAATTCGAGATAACTCCTTGTGCCTCTTACTTGTTCCATATCAACAGGTTACACGGCGATCCCACACACGACGGCGGCACAAGTTGCACGCACGCACACTTGTTTTTGTTCTGTGCTACTGTCCAGAGGAGCAAACTAAAAACCACGGACCAAATGAATTCTCCATCTCCACCTTTCGGAGATCAAGAGGAAGAGCTGATTTGATCTCATCGGGAAAGTAAAAAAAGACGCAGCCGATTCGATTCTCCCCTGCCCGGCCTGTGGCCTGCGCCTCCGTCGAGCCGGTGATCCGTGCGTGCTTCCACACGCGCGCGAGCACGGATGAGCGAGCTCTCCGCCGCATCGTGCATGCTTTGGTTCTTGAACTGCTGCTGCTAAATCCTACTACGTTGTTCGGTGCCCAGAATTTTCATCACCACGCCCAGACGGGGATCCTCTGGGGGCTCTGCTTCTGCTGCCTCTGCCGCTGCTGCTCCGCCCTCTCCGTCTGCTTCAACCTCTGCTTCCTCGCCTCGTCAATCTCGATCTGCTCCTGCCTGCACTCCTCGCTGCAGAACGGCATGTCACCTCTGCGACAAGAAAAAGAACCGCACCGCCGTCAGCAAACCATTCCTCCACAGAGATCTCTCAGAAAAGACTGATCAAGTGATCAGGCCAGCACGGTGGTAGACTGGTTATGTTGTTTACCTGTACATGAAGATGTCTCTGTTGCCCGCGAGGAGCTTCCGGCAGCGGAAGCAGATGTCGAGGTAGtggtggtggccgtggagcTCGTCGGCGTCGTCGCAGGGGTCGCAGAACATGCGGCCGGTCCGCCGCAGCGAGGCTGCTGGCTTCAGGGGGGAGGTGGAGTGGCCGGAGAAGCCGGCCTCGAGATCATCGTAGGCCTCCATGGAGATGGGGTGGCTGTGCGCCATTTCCTGGCTTTGTTTCCTCGACGAATTGGAATGCGGGAAAGACAAGAGGAGATTATATTGTGGAGGGGAGGGGTTACTTCTCAGTTTGGCCCTCTGTCTCTATGCCAATTTTAAAGTAGCCCTTCACAAATTTAAGCCCACTTGGAGCTATGCATTTGCATTGGGTGGTTCAACGCCATTCATCAATGGCATACATGTAAGATAATCAGACTTTGGTGATAGCTCTTCACAAAGGGGATATTATTACTATGTGAGACCAATTCTTGTTAAGATCATAAACAACAATAGAGGAATACAATTTGAAACTAGAAAGATTTGAAGAGAAGTAAACGAGATAGCTCACAGCCTGGACTGGAAAGCTTCGAATCAACCTGACAAGCTGATCAGATCTTTCATGTGTAACAATCTCTTTCATGACCAATAATGTCCAGTTCTTGAGGCATTATCTTATTCCTGGGGTGACTTTCACCTTTGTAGAATAACTTGTGTTTAATGAATCTGCGctttttatcaaaaaagaaaacaccATTCATCAATGGAACTTTGTGTTTCTTTAGCTGGTTAAGTTATAATACATTCCAACGATGATGAGATAGACTTTAGTGCAGTTCAACATCTCTAGTGCGTGAAAAGTGCTATAAACAAAATGCTTAATTTTGAAATATGAAGATGATATTAATATATGATAAACCAAAAGCACTTTATTAGATTATATcttgtatttatttttgttagcATATGAAAGGGTCATGTAGTCATATTTGTGCATTGGAGACTAAATCAATGCCTGATGACGAGTAGATCAGACCGGAGCTAGTGTCTACTTACGGAGCTCGAGTCTAATGGCAGTGAATTTGGTAGCTTGCAAACATCTTCTTTATAATTGAATTATTGAGATGATTTTTGCGAAAGGTGGTAGCTGATTTTTCATTCCACAATAGGTAGGACTTACGAGGCCACGGATGTGGATAGTTTGTGCGCATAGTGGGTGGATGTGCTTATGTTCAGCTTTGTGGTCGTGCTTTTCTTGGTTCAGAGAACGACAGAGCACTCCAAAAGCCACTTGACAAGAAAAATCCCACCTAGAATACAGGGACCAATGACATTGGTTTCTTTACATGGAAATG harbors:
- the LOC133888731 gene encoding FCS-Like Zinc finger 1-like is translated as MKGAGAMKLSSMFYVHEADVAQIHHFLEECSLCGKSLSGDIFMYRGDTPFCSEECRQQQIEVDRAKHRRKKRAAAHTLSARKGHRHHHHQHHVQLQPQPWKTAMDTNPWADAGFARAPALRV
- the LOC133889298 gene encoding FCS-Like Zinc finger 3-like; protein product: MAHSHPISMEAYDDLEAGFSGHSTSPLKPAASLRRTGRMFCDPCDDADELHGHHHYLDICFRCRKLLAGNRDIFMYRGDMPFCSEECRQEQIEIDEARKQRLKQTERAEQQRQRQQKQSPQRIPVWAW